One genomic region from Natrinema caseinilyticum encodes:
- a CDS encoding DUF5788 family protein produces the protein MQEYERKQLLERVEREGATVGADIPETITVQGEEIDLRTFVFEIKRRETVPSGERDRVEQAKKNLRRERLERLDLIEEGEISREEGEDLAASIIGIDRALNALESLGPTDLEREQKVQQAQDRKRWMSFLKKALGQDDDAAARRRR, from the coding sequence GTGCAAGAGTACGAGCGAAAGCAACTGCTCGAGCGGGTCGAGCGCGAGGGCGCGACCGTCGGCGCGGACATCCCGGAGACGATCACGGTCCAGGGGGAGGAGATCGACCTCCGGACGTTCGTCTTCGAGATCAAGCGCCGCGAGACGGTTCCCTCCGGCGAGCGCGACCGCGTCGAGCAGGCGAAAAAGAACCTTCGGCGCGAACGCCTCGAGCGACTCGACCTGATCGAGGAGGGCGAGATCAGCCGCGAGGAGGGCGAAGACCTCGCCGCGAGCATCATCGGGATCGATCGCGCGCTGAACGCCCTCGAGAGCCTGGGCCCGACGGACCTAGAGCGCGAGCAGAAGGTCCAGCAGGCCCAGGACCGCAAGCGCTGGATGTCGTTCCTGAAGAAAGCGCTCGGGCAGGACGACGACGCCGCCGCGCGGAGGCGACGATGA
- a CDS encoding right-handed parallel beta-helix repeat-containing protein translates to MKDNYQSDQSTDTAGETSRRSYMGLLGALGIGGALTGGAAMGSSGVASAQSNGAGLAVSDSGTMIDSTVAHLNFDDSLTATQSGDDSVTVDATVNRNPNVVNVRDDLGVEPEQDDLMAAIYDHYSSFRPTERNHRYEIPPGIWHVETDNIHLEAHEYFGLVGCPFAVLKVTDQDVDRLMTVGTVDPSLPHAQRTVMTDLQVDIRGEYDAGIARWYTYNFSHIENVSMRGQRDRLNPDYGGDLYTIMVDGVRYSTTNIIRGCTLNNGDTEYDRPSHVGHAIPFAANVYNHGTNIWESCQVSNYINNGIYVSGNDGRNIVRGCHVRNCTGAGIRIGANDRVENCHITMTEPSEYPWSGLWIENGGGQLVSQLMVNNQIQKDTEIIRLTQDGPARLTDVHITDRGTNGRAIRIDDNDSAPTYFDSCTITDRSSPTISDYAVYVGSSNVTFTNCEIDIEPQSATDRHGVFVTDGDGDIDRLTLDNVTIDADGASLRFDETGENHNVTHSRFDGLVMSDPDTTLERVLWVGNRHGGNTRFRGQRLQWEGGFNFGFDV, encoded by the coding sequence ATGAAAGACAATTACCAGTCCGACCAATCGACCGACACAGCCGGTGAGACCTCGCGACGTTCGTACATGGGCTTGCTCGGTGCCCTCGGCATCGGCGGTGCCCTCACCGGGGGGGCGGCGATGGGGTCATCGGGAGTCGCGTCGGCACAGTCCAACGGCGCGGGACTCGCCGTGAGCGACTCTGGAACGATGATCGATTCGACCGTTGCGCACCTGAATTTCGACGACTCGCTCACTGCGACTCAGTCCGGCGACGACTCCGTCACCGTCGACGCCACCGTAAATCGGAATCCGAACGTCGTCAACGTACGCGACGATCTCGGCGTCGAACCCGAACAGGACGACCTGATGGCCGCGATCTACGATCACTATTCGTCGTTCCGACCGACGGAGCGAAACCACCGGTACGAGATCCCTCCCGGAATCTGGCACGTCGAAACGGACAACATCCACCTCGAGGCCCACGAATACTTCGGGCTCGTCGGGTGCCCGTTCGCCGTCCTCAAAGTAACCGATCAGGACGTCGATCGTCTGATGACCGTCGGAACGGTGGACCCGTCGCTTCCGCACGCACAGCGGACGGTCATGACCGACCTTCAGGTGGACATCCGCGGCGAGTACGACGCCGGAATCGCCCGCTGGTATACCTACAACTTCAGTCACATCGAGAACGTCTCGATGCGCGGCCAGCGCGACAGGCTGAATCCCGATTACGGTGGGGACCTGTACACGATCATGGTCGACGGAGTCCGGTACTCGACCACCAACATCATCCGCGGCTGTACCCTCAACAACGGCGATACGGAGTACGACCGACCGTCTCACGTCGGCCACGCGATCCCCTTCGCCGCGAACGTATACAACCACGGGACGAACATCTGGGAAAGCTGCCAGGTTTCGAACTACATCAACAACGGGATCTACGTGTCGGGTAACGACGGCCGAAACATCGTGAGAGGTTGTCACGTTCGGAACTGCACCGGTGCAGGGATCCGAATCGGCGCGAACGACCGCGTCGAAAACTGTCACATCACGATGACCGAACCGTCGGAATACCCCTGGTCCGGGCTCTGGATCGAGAACGGCGGCGGTCAGTTGGTCTCCCAACTCATGGTAAACAATCAGATCCAGAAGGACACCGAGATCATCCGCCTGACCCAGGACGGACCGGCACGGCTGACCGACGTCCACATCACCGACCGCGGAACCAACGGTCGTGCGATCCGGATCGACGACAACGACTCGGCGCCAACCTACTTCGATAGCTGTACGATCACCGACCGCTCGAGTCCGACGATTTCGGATTACGCGGTCTACGTCGGGTCCTCGAACGTCACATTCACGAACTGTGAGATCGATATCGAACCGCAATCCGCCACGGATCGACACGGCGTTTTCGTCACCGACGGGGACGGCGATATCGATCGGCTCACCCTCGACAACGTCACGATCGATGCGGACGGGGCCAGCCTCCGATTCGACGAAACCGGCGAGAACCACAACGTCACCCACTCGCGCTTCGACGGACTCGTGATGAGCGATCCCGATACCACGCTCGAGAGAGTACTGTGGGTCGGCAACCGTCACGGCGGAAACACCAGGTTCCGGGGTCAGCGTCTCCAGTGGGAGGGCGGCTTCAACTTCGGCTTCGACGTCTGA
- a CDS encoding DUF7097 family protein, protein MEKTPRGTSVGVDDPYEFAGVCDYLTGEGRCRYAFDNYGHDPEFARERATDDYDCPVVDPESDWSWADCPHFRSRNRDRECARCGLEEKRMAHDDEQPLLEEHHLSYARDGETLSHEITIYLCRWCHANVHNSWARITDDAAPVPEAIAALEERRGREQSELGFETAADRYDSDE, encoded by the coding sequence ATGGAGAAAACGCCACGGGGGACCTCGGTCGGCGTCGACGATCCGTACGAGTTCGCCGGCGTCTGTGACTACCTCACCGGTGAGGGTCGCTGTCGCTACGCCTTCGACAACTACGGACACGACCCGGAGTTCGCTCGCGAGCGCGCGACGGACGACTACGACTGTCCCGTCGTCGACCCCGAATCCGACTGGTCGTGGGCCGACTGCCCGCACTTTCGCTCGCGCAACCGCGATCGCGAGTGCGCCCGCTGCGGACTCGAGGAAAAACGAATGGCCCACGACGACGAACAGCCGCTGCTCGAGGAACACCACCTCTCCTACGCGCGGGACGGCGAGACGCTCTCCCACGAGATCACGATCTATCTCTGCCGATGGTGTCACGCGAACGTCCACAACTCGTGGGCGCGGATCACCGACGACGCCGCGCCCGTTCCGGAAGCGATCGCCGCACTCGAGGAGCGTCGGGGCCGCGAACAGTCGGAACTCGGGTTCGAGACGGCCGCGGATCGGTACGACTCGGACGAGTGA
- a CDS encoding CPBP family intramembrane glutamic endopeptidase: MERSNPVPVAAVVVTGWIVLEVALRRGLGRGAATAGFDPLLVDYLVLAVGFPLIAGVLTWYALEQGRNRETWGWDWAPRNLGLGVLAAVFGFVLIAGTSQVDAMLFGLDEAGAAVSDGLTAAFEANPALPILFLVGNGVLAPIAEEQVWRGIVQTELVDEWGVAAGIGVTAVLFALKHVVVDLSVVRLTTLLTLGLLFGVVRHRWGTASSTVTHVLLNTVSSASLVAVALS; this comes from the coding sequence ATGGAACGATCGAACCCGGTTCCCGTCGCTGCGGTCGTCGTCACCGGCTGGATCGTTCTCGAGGTCGCGCTGCGGCGGGGCCTCGGCCGTGGCGCCGCGACGGCCGGCTTCGATCCGCTGTTGGTGGACTACCTCGTGCTCGCGGTCGGATTTCCGCTGATCGCGGGTGTTCTCACCTGGTACGCTCTCGAGCAGGGACGGAACCGTGAGACGTGGGGATGGGACTGGGCACCGCGAAACCTCGGACTGGGTGTGCTCGCGGCGGTCTTCGGATTCGTGTTGATAGCCGGTACCTCGCAGGTCGACGCGATGTTGTTCGGCCTCGACGAAGCCGGTGCGGCCGTCAGCGACGGACTGACGGCAGCGTTCGAAGCCAACCCTGCACTTCCGATTCTCTTTCTCGTCGGGAACGGGGTCCTCGCCCCCATCGCGGAGGAACAGGTCTGGCGGGGGATCGTCCAGACCGAACTCGTCGACGAGTGGGGTGTTGCGGCCGGGATCGGGGTGACGGCGGTTTTGTTCGCGCTCAAACACGTGGTCGTCGATCTGTCGGTGGTCCGTCTGACGACGTTGCTGACGCTCGGACTCCTCTTCGGCGTCGTTCGTCATCGATGGGGGACTGCGAGCAGCACAGTAACGCACGTGCTGCTCAATACCGTCTCATCGGCGAGTCTCGTCGCCGTCGCGTTGTCGTGA
- a CDS encoding methyl-accepting chemotaxis protein, with product MVGSLRQLVPTSIRERYALKFGIVLLVLGILVGSLGLVATAALTESVESTVLDDQEDTAVREAQAIDNYHERNAQIVASASDAPVFESGNETAIEMYVRDTYQDLPDARMNALYVDTASGEIRRGVDTDAETLDELEFPNASDLDDDISAFDVYRTDPYAMPDETGLAFDVRPVVSYYIGVGGEDSDRALVITFNLATRSTDVLSSTDSDTVVTIVDEKGRIVGDDTYLGYEDGNESVTFFEQYEDPNGILETARANDGPDAARISAKPSPTLGKKPYNFAPDGYVVGYHTTTDGSVVLVHTTEAEALGFVNTVNRFGTAVTIGVVLLIGLFGAWLGRNTAVSIDRLTSAVGEMERGNLEAEVETDRIDNIGRLYDGFASMRDELKRKITEIEAARTEAERERERVQQINDDLQRAASSYGDVMGAAADGDLTVRMDPDTSDNETMRAIAGDFNEMLTELEETVERISRFARDVATASEEVTASSEEVKTASEQVSESIQEISNGADDQYEALRSVDMEMNNLSTTTEEIAATSNDVADVAERTVRTSREGHDAAGEAIEACRNLEAERDAVVEEFQQLRTEVGQIDDLTERIAEIAEQTNMLALNANIEASRSASTADDGGFAAVAAEVKELSQDVKDTTEEIGTRLERIQDQTQRSATEVGNTSRKIERVHDLVVETVSSLEEISEYAQETNNGIQSISTATEEQAESTQEVVAMVDEVSTIAEETTAEAETVAASAEEQTSALTAVSKSADDLSQQAVTLSEALDRFETDTDAKAADVGSPATTTEPTADGDGSGSSDRDGGRNESDGHEETFSFGGSWQ from the coding sequence ATGGTGGGGAGTCTAAGACAACTGGTACCAACATCCATACGAGAGAGATACGCCCTCAAATTCGGTATCGTGCTGCTCGTACTGGGTATCCTGGTCGGTTCGCTGGGTCTCGTAGCGACCGCAGCACTCACCGAGAGCGTCGAGTCGACCGTGCTGGACGATCAGGAAGACACTGCAGTTCGGGAGGCACAGGCGATCGACAACTACCACGAACGAAACGCCCAGATCGTCGCATCAGCCTCCGACGCTCCTGTCTTCGAATCCGGGAACGAGACGGCGATCGAGATGTACGTCCGCGACACCTATCAGGACCTTCCTGATGCGAGGATGAACGCGCTCTACGTCGACACCGCGTCCGGTGAAATACGCAGGGGTGTCGATACCGATGCGGAGACGCTCGACGAACTCGAGTTCCCGAACGCGAGCGACCTCGACGACGATATCTCGGCCTTCGACGTCTACCGAACCGACCCGTACGCGATGCCTGACGAGACGGGACTCGCGTTCGACGTTCGTCCCGTCGTCTCCTACTACATCGGCGTCGGCGGCGAGGACAGCGATCGTGCGCTCGTGATAACGTTCAACCTCGCGACTCGATCGACCGACGTGCTCTCGAGTACGGACTCGGACACTGTCGTGACTATCGTCGACGAGAAGGGACGAATCGTCGGCGACGACACCTACCTCGGTTACGAAGACGGAAACGAGTCGGTGACGTTCTTCGAGCAGTACGAGGATCCAAACGGCATCCTCGAAACCGCGCGTGCGAACGATGGACCTGACGCAGCGAGGATCAGCGCCAAACCGAGTCCGACGCTCGGGAAGAAGCCGTACAACTTCGCCCCGGACGGGTACGTCGTGGGGTATCACACGACCACCGACGGGTCGGTCGTTCTCGTCCATACGACCGAAGCTGAGGCACTCGGCTTCGTCAACACGGTCAATCGGTTCGGGACCGCAGTCACGATCGGTGTCGTGCTCCTGATCGGTCTGTTCGGCGCCTGGCTGGGCCGAAACACGGCAGTATCGATAGATCGATTGACGAGCGCCGTCGGTGAGATGGAACGCGGAAACCTCGAGGCCGAGGTCGAGACCGACCGAATCGACAACATCGGTCGGCTGTACGACGGGTTCGCATCGATGCGGGACGAACTGAAGCGAAAGATCACCGAGATCGAGGCCGCCCGGACGGAGGCCGAACGCGAACGCGAACGCGTCCAACAGATCAACGACGACCTCCAGCGGGCGGCGTCGTCGTACGGCGACGTGATGGGTGCGGCTGCGGATGGCGATCTCACCGTTCGGATGGACCCCGATACGTCGGACAACGAAACCATGCGAGCCATCGCCGGCGACTTCAACGAGATGCTCACCGAACTCGAGGAGACCGTCGAGCGCATCAGTCGGTTCGCCAGGGACGTCGCGACCGCCAGCGAGGAAGTCACCGCTTCGAGCGAAGAAGTAAAAACCGCGAGCGAGCAGGTCAGCGAATCGATTCAGGAGATATCGAACGGTGCGGACGATCAGTACGAGGCGCTCCGCTCGGTCGACATGGAGATGAACAATCTCTCGACGACGACCGAAGAGATCGCTGCGACCTCGAACGACGTCGCCGACGTCGCGGAACGGACCGTTCGAACCAGTCGCGAAGGCCACGACGCTGCCGGGGAGGCTATCGAAGCCTGCCGAAACCTGGAAGCGGAGCGAGATGCAGTCGTCGAGGAGTTCCAGCAACTCCGAACCGAAGTGGGCCAGATCGACGACCTCACCGAGCGGATTGCCGAAATCGCGGAGCAAACAAACATGCTCGCGCTGAACGCGAATATCGAGGCGTCCAGATCCGCATCGACCGCCGACGACGGGGGATTCGCCGCGGTCGCCGCCGAAGTCAAAGAGCTCTCTCAGGACGTCAAAGATACCACCGAGGAGATCGGGACCCGTCTCGAGCGGATTCAGGACCAGACCCAGCGGTCGGCAACGGAGGTCGGAAACACGAGTCGGAAGATCGAACGCGTCCACGACCTCGTCGTGGAGACCGTCTCCTCGCTCGAGGAAATTTCGGAGTATGCACAGGAGACCAACAACGGGATCCAGTCGATTTCGACCGCGACGGAAGAACAGGCCGAATCGACACAGGAGGTCGTTGCGATGGTGGACGAGGTTTCGACGATCGCAGAAGAGACGACCGCCGAGGCCGAAACCGTCGCCGCGTCGGCGGAAGAACAGACGTCCGCATTGACGGCGGTGTCGAAATCGGCGGACGACCTCTCTCAACAGGCAGTGACGCTCTCCGAGGCGCTCGATCGATTCGAAACCGATACCGACGCGAAGGCTGCGGACGTCGGCTCGCCCGCGACAACGACCGAGCCGACAGCCGACGGCGACGGGTCCGGATCGTCCGACCGCGACGGCGGACGGAACGAGTCCGACGGGCACGAAGAGACGTTCTCGTTCGGGGGTAGCTGGCAGTAG
- a CDS encoding (R)-citramalate synthase: MPVSHSAEQTIASDRKVQLLDTTLRDGEQAPGVSLSPDEKVEIARSLERAGVAVIEAGSACTGAGERQAISRVTDLDLDARVTSFCRGMKADVDLALDCDVDGVTIVVPSSDRHVERKVGTSREDNLEKTAEIVSYAKDHGLWVEALGEDGSRADLDYLEELAEVSFDAGAERYCFADTVGHAGPERTREAVSRLGEIGPVSAHTHDDLGLGVANALAAVSAGADLVHCTVNGLGERAGNVALEEVAISLSHVYGVETLALEEIYDLAQIVSRATGVQLPPNKAVIGENAFTHESGIHTDGTLKDDKMYEPYAPETVGRERRLALGKHTGRAGVKAALEEHGVAADDDEIAEIATRVTELGDRGRRVTDADLLAVAEDVTGDDRTRVVDLLDLTATSGGAVPTASVRLDVDGEERVASGTGSGPVDAAVSAVREALGSMADAELESYHVDAVTGGTDAVVTVEVTMARNDRSVTVARSEADITRASVKAMVDALDRLLAADQQPLTPADD, from the coding sequence TTGCCTGTAAGTCACTCCGCCGAACAGACGATCGCATCGGACCGTAAAGTACAACTTCTCGACACGACGCTTCGCGACGGCGAACAGGCGCCCGGCGTCTCGCTCTCACCGGACGAAAAAGTCGAGATCGCCCGGTCGCTCGAGCGGGCCGGTGTCGCCGTCATCGAAGCCGGCAGCGCCTGTACCGGCGCGGGTGAGCGACAGGCCATCTCCCGGGTGACGGACCTCGATCTCGACGCTCGAGTGACGAGTTTCTGTCGCGGGATGAAAGCCGACGTCGACCTCGCGCTCGACTGCGACGTCGACGGCGTTACCATCGTCGTTCCGTCGAGCGATCGTCACGTCGAACGAAAGGTCGGGACCTCTCGCGAGGACAATCTCGAGAAAACCGCTGAGATCGTCTCGTACGCCAAAGACCACGGACTCTGGGTCGAGGCCCTCGGGGAAGACGGCTCGCGGGCCGACCTCGACTACCTCGAGGAGTTGGCCGAAGTATCCTTCGACGCGGGCGCTGAGCGGTACTGTTTCGCCGACACGGTCGGTCACGCCGGACCGGAACGGACGCGCGAGGCGGTCTCTCGTCTCGGCGAAATCGGTCCGGTCAGCGCGCACACACACGACGACCTCGGGCTGGGGGTGGCAAACGCGCTCGCTGCGGTCTCGGCCGGTGCCGACCTCGTCCACTGTACGGTCAACGGGCTGGGTGAACGAGCCGGTAACGTCGCCCTCGAGGAGGTCGCGATCTCGCTGTCGCACGTCTACGGCGTCGAAACGCTCGCACTCGAGGAGATATACGATCTCGCTCAGATCGTCTCCCGAGCGACGGGCGTCCAGCTTCCGCCGAACAAGGCCGTCATCGGCGAGAACGCGTTCACCCACGAGAGCGGCATCCACACCGACGGAACGCTGAAAGACGACAAGATGTACGAGCCGTACGCGCCCGAGACCGTCGGCCGCGAGCGACGGCTCGCCCTCGGCAAACACACCGGCCGAGCGGGCGTCAAAGCGGCACTCGAGGAGCACGGCGTGGCGGCCGACGACGACGAGATCGCCGAGATCGCGACGCGGGTGACCGAACTCGGCGACCGCGGTCGTCGGGTGACCGATGCGGACCTGCTTGCCGTGGCCGAAGACGTCACCGGCGATGACCGCACCCGCGTCGTCGACCTGCTCGACCTGACCGCCACCAGCGGCGGTGCCGTCCCGACCGCGAGCGTCCGCCTCGACGTCGACGGCGAGGAGCGAGTCGCAAGCGGCACCGGATCCGGCCCCGTCGACGCGGCCGTCTCCGCCGTCCGCGAGGCACTCGGCTCGATGGCCGACGCCGAACTCGAGTCCTACCACGTCGATGCGGTCACGGGCGGCACCGACGCCGTGGTCACCGTCGAAGTGACGATGGCCCGAAACGACCGGTCGGTGACCGTCGCGCGAAGCGAGGCCGACATCACGCGTGCGAGCGTGAAGGCGATGGTCGACGCGCTCGACCGACTGCTCGCGGCCGACCAGCAGCCGCTGACCCCGGCCGACGACTGA
- a CDS encoding rhomboid family intramembrane serine protease, producing MAKCDVCGKNENMPYNCRHCGGTYCADHRLPENHDCSGLQNWNDPKGVFDSGFDDSVDSGSTSRVSSLASKIPINTGAGGPLAYFRGNMTYTFLALMWLTFLAQLIVGIFASSSLYESLFLLTSWNVEYVWTWVTSIFAHSPGNFMHIVGNSIVIFFFGPLVERYVGSRNFAILFIVSGVLAGLGQVLISAAQGDPTAVLGASGAALAILGVLTVLNPGLKVYLYFLLPVPIWLLTAGYALFSVFFLAGGGGGNIAHMAHLVGLVIGLAYGQYVKNNRNIGAPSSLEFGGGPGGPGGPGGPGGRRRF from the coding sequence ATGGCAAAGTGCGACGTGTGTGGGAAGAACGAAAATATGCCGTACAACTGTCGGCACTGTGGTGGTACCTACTGTGCGGACCATCGACTCCCCGAGAACCACGACTGCTCCGGGCTCCAGAACTGGAACGACCCGAAGGGCGTCTTCGACAGCGGGTTCGACGATAGCGTCGACAGCGGAAGTACATCGAGAGTCTCGAGTCTCGCGAGTAAGATCCCGATAAATACCGGTGCGGGTGGACCGCTCGCGTACTTCCGCGGGAACATGACGTACACGTTCCTCGCGTTGATGTGGCTGACGTTCCTCGCGCAACTGATCGTCGGGATATTCGCATCTTCGTCCCTCTACGAGTCCTTGTTCCTCCTGACGTCGTGGAACGTCGAGTACGTCTGGACGTGGGTCACGTCCATCTTTGCCCACAGCCCGGGCAATTTCATGCACATCGTCGGGAACAGTATCGTGATATTCTTCTTCGGGCCGCTCGTCGAGCGCTACGTCGGCTCGCGGAACTTCGCGATCCTGTTCATCGTCAGTGGCGTACTCGCTGGGCTTGGACAGGTGTTGATCTCGGCTGCCCAGGGTGATCCGACCGCCGTTCTCGGCGCCAGCGGTGCGGCTCTCGCCATACTCGGCGTCCTGACGGTTCTGAATCCGGGCCTCAAAGTGTATCTCTACTTTTTGCTTCCGGTCCCGATCTGGTTGCTTACGGCCGGGTACGCGCTCTTCAGCGTCTTCTTCTTGGCGGGCGGCGGAGGCGGTAACATCGCCCACATGGCCCACCTCGTGGGCCTCGTGATCGGCCTCGCCTACGGCCAGTACGTCAAGAATAATCGGAACATCGGCGCACCGAGCAGCCTCGAGTTCGGCGGTGGTCCCGGAGGCCCCGGAGGACCAGGCGGCCCCGGCGGTCGCCGCCGGTTCTGA
- a CDS encoding DUF192 domain-containing protein: MRLVHEPATEDSRFDAKATVLARRVEIADSLVSRTRGLMFRRSLPTEYALVFPFGSAKTRDLHMLFVFVPIDAVWVVDDVVQRVERLHPWRSFARERADLIVELPAGAAADVEPGDRLVLGDD, from the coding sequence GTGCGACTCGTCCACGAGCCGGCCACCGAGGATTCCCGTTTCGACGCGAAGGCGACCGTTCTGGCCCGGAGGGTCGAAATAGCCGACTCGCTCGTGAGCCGGACGCGAGGGCTCATGTTCCGCCGATCACTGCCGACCGAGTACGCGCTGGTGTTTCCGTTCGGGTCGGCGAAGACACGCGACCTCCACATGCTGTTCGTTTTCGTTCCAATCGATGCCGTCTGGGTCGTCGACGACGTCGTCCAGCGCGTCGAGCGGCTGCACCCGTGGCGAAGCTTCGCCCGCGAACGTGCCGATCTGATCGTCGAACTCCCGGCCGGCGCCGCTGCCGACGTCGAGCCGGGTGACCGGCTCGTTCTCGGGGACGACTGA
- a CDS encoding SDR family oxidoreductase yields the protein MATAEDVDRTADDGPDGTVVEDDSDRKATSRSDSDRYTRKKSVLITGCSSGIGRATARAFLDDEWQVFATARNVDDIESLAEAGCETLALDVTEPEGVARAVEETVDIAGALDCVVNNAGYAQMGPLEDVATVDLHRQFDVNVYGPHRLTRAAVPHMRAQGEGRIVNVSSVIGRISIPGAGAYAGSKHALEAMSDSLRGEVEEFGIDVVVVEPGPVETNFSDRADDELPDEDRTPAYESLYELYDDAELIGSGAGGPFASDPEDVADAILEAATSPDPPARYPVGPLAQYGLYARYLPDRLRDAVYGILKKLA from the coding sequence ATGGCCACCGCTGAGGACGTCGACAGGACAGCCGATGACGGGCCGGACGGGACCGTCGTGGAAGACGACAGCGATCGCAAGGCGACCAGCCGGAGCGATTCGGACCGATACACGCGCAAGAAATCGGTCCTCATCACCGGCTGTTCGTCGGGGATCGGACGCGCGACGGCTCGAGCCTTCCTCGACGACGAGTGGCAGGTGTTCGCGACGGCGCGAAACGTCGACGACATCGAGTCGCTCGCGGAGGCGGGCTGCGAGACGCTCGCGCTGGACGTCACCGAACCGGAGGGCGTGGCGCGGGCCGTCGAGGAGACCGTCGACATTGCGGGGGCGCTCGACTGCGTGGTCAACAACGCCGGCTACGCCCAGATGGGGCCGCTCGAGGACGTCGCCACGGTCGATCTCCACAGACAGTTCGACGTCAACGTCTACGGCCCCCACCGGCTCACTCGTGCTGCCGTGCCCCACATGCGAGCCCAGGGTGAGGGCCGGATCGTCAACGTCTCGAGCGTGATCGGGCGAATTTCGATTCCCGGTGCGGGGGCCTATGCAGGGTCGAAACACGCCCTCGAGGCGATGAGCGACTCTCTCCGGGGCGAAGTCGAGGAGTTCGGCATCGACGTCGTCGTCGTCGAACCCGGGCCGGTCGAGACGAACTTCTCGGACCGGGCCGACGACGAACTCCCCGACGAAGACCGAACGCCGGCCTACGAGTCGCTGTACGAACTGTACGACGACGCCGAACTGATCGGCAGCGGAGCCGGTGGTCCGTTCGCGTCCGATCCCGAGGACGTCGCCGACGCGATTCTCGAGGCCGCGACCAGCCCCGACCCGCCGGCGCGGTACCCGGTCGGGCCGCTGGCGCAGTACGGACTCTACGCTCGCTACCTTCCCGATCGGCTTCGCGATGCAGTCTACGGGATTTTGAAAAAGCTCGCGTAA
- a CDS encoding endonuclease V, translating to MSTPRPDLVPDPGLSREEMEALQREIASAAVFADDFAFDPAAISNPLEAAATGTEPPVVAGVDQSFLTNEDGDQDRALSAVVAMRGGEVIERVHAVTPLEIPYIPGLLSFREGGPILAALEELSVEPDLLLFDGNGRIHFRQAGIATHMGVVRDVPSIGVAKSLLCGTPREDIDELLEGSRVPIDANSRVDAPDGTCIGYAVQTRQYDSPNRYINPVYVSSGHRVGPETATDVVLELTSSYKLPEPIRLADQYADEAKKLLDG from the coding sequence ATGAGTACCCCGCGCCCAGACCTCGTCCCCGACCCCGGTCTCTCCCGCGAGGAGATGGAAGCCCTCCAGCGCGAGATCGCCTCGGCCGCCGTCTTCGCGGACGACTTCGCGTTCGACCCCGCCGCGATTTCGAACCCGCTTGAGGCCGCGGCTACCGGAACCGAGCCGCCGGTCGTCGCCGGCGTCGACCAGTCGTTTCTCACGAACGAGGACGGAGACCAGGACCGCGCCCTGAGCGCCGTCGTCGCCATGCGCGGCGGCGAGGTGATCGAACGCGTCCACGCGGTGACCCCCCTCGAGATCCCTTACATCCCCGGTCTCCTCTCGTTCCGCGAGGGCGGCCCGATCCTCGCGGCGCTCGAGGAGTTGTCCGTCGAGCCGGATCTGCTTCTCTTCGACGGAAACGGCCGGATCCACTTCCGACAGGCCGGGATCGCGACCCACATGGGGGTCGTTCGGGACGTGCCAAGTATCGGCGTCGCGAAGAGCCTCCTCTGTGGGACGCCGCGGGAGGATATCGACGAGTTACTTGAGGGCTCGAGGGTCCCCATCGACGCGAACTCGCGGGTCGACGCGCCCGACGGCACCTGCATCGGCTACGCCGTCCAGACGCGCCAGTACGATTCGCCGAACCGGTACATCAACCCGGTGTACGTCAGTTCGGGCCACCGCGTGGGCCCCGAGACGGCGACCGACGTGGTTCTCGAACTGACCTCGTCGTACAAGCTCCCGGAGCCGATCCGATTGGCGGATCAGTACGCCGACGAAGCCAAGAAATTACTCGACGGGTGA